One stretch of Ammospiza nelsoni isolate bAmmNel1 chromosome 21, bAmmNel1.pri, whole genome shotgun sequence DNA includes these proteins:
- the ADORA2B gene encoding adenosine receptor A2b: protein MSSACSRRGALAMDTVKTTYIVLELIIAVLSIAGNVLVCWAVAINSTLKNATNYFLVSLAVADIAVGLLAIPFAITISIGFQVDFHSCLFFACFVLVLTQSSIFSLLAVAIDRYLAIKIPLRYNSLVTGKRARGLIAVLWLLSFGIGLTPLMGWHKAMSGCPNATNETGTEPQGCFISCLFENVVTMSYMVYFNFFGCVLLPLVIMLGIYIKIFMVACKQLHQIELMGNSRTTLQKEVHAAKSLAIIVGLFAFCWLPLHILNCITHFHEGFSRSKPEWVMYVAIILSHANSVINPIIYAYRIREFRCTFRKILSKILCKAQELPKCPSEHNQHLTAINISSPAASVTV from the exons ATGAGCAGCGCCTGCTCCCGGCGCGGGGCGCTCGCCATGGACACTGTGAAAACCACCTACATCGTGCTGGAGCTCATCATCGCCGTGCTCTCCATCGCTGGCAACGTGCTGGTCTGCTGGGCCGTGGCCATCAACAGCACCTTGAAGAACGCCACCAACTATTTCCTGGTGTCGCTGGCCGTGGCCGATATCGCCGTGGGGTTGTTGGCCATCCCCTTCGCCATCACCATCAGCATCGGCTTCCAGGTGGATTTtcacagctgcctcttcttcgCCTGCTTCGTGCTGGTGCTGACCCAGAGCTCCATTTTCAGCTTGCTGGCGGTGGCCATCGACAGGTACCTGGCTATCAAGATCCCCCTGAG GTACAACAGCCTGGTGACCGGCAAGCGGGCGAGGGGACTCATCgcagtgctgtggctgctgtcctTTGGGATTGGACTGACCCCTCTGATGGGCTGGCATAAAGCCATGAGTGGCTGTCCCAACGCCACCAACGAGACAGGGAcggagccccagggctgcttcATCTCGTGCCTCTTTGAGAACGTGGTGACCATGAGCTACATGGTCTACTTCAACTTCTTCGGCTGCGTGCTGCTCCCGCTCGTCATCATGCTGGGGATCTACATCAAGATATTCATGGtggcctgcaagcagctgcACCAGATCGAGCTGATGGGCAACTCCAGGACCACCCTGCAGAAGGAGGTGCACGCAGCCAAGTCTCTGGCCATCATCGTGGGCCTTTTTGCCTTCtgctggctgcccctgcacatCCTGAACTGCATCACGCACTTCCACGAGGGCTTCTCGCGCTCCAAGCCCGAGTGGGTGATGTACGTGGCCATCATCCTGTCCCACGCCAACTCCGTCATCAACCCCATCATCTACGCCTACAGGATCCGGGAATTCCGCTGCACCTTCCGCAAGATCCTCTCCAAGATCCTCTGCAAGGCCCAGGAGCTCCCCAAGTGTCCCTCGGAGCACAACCAGCACCTGACTGCCATCAAcatcagctctcctgcagcctcagtgACCGTGTGA